A window of Gadus chalcogrammus isolate NIFS_2021 chromosome 16, NIFS_Gcha_1.0, whole genome shotgun sequence contains these coding sequences:
- the LOC130405824 gene encoding protein Smaug homolog 2 produces the protein MMFRDQVGILTDWFKGWNECEQTVALLSLLKRATRTQARFLHICLEHWLADCSEIHILEAEANNAAIVNQWHQEPKEKVVALLLSHLPLLQPRNSEAKCEYMNLLQKVLSHTIESSLFVEESRQLLSYALIHPATTLDDRTSLAMWLNHLEEHLSSGYAPSSRAPSSPYHPRQGSDEWPSSADAMDPGHAWHDQSPSSSTSPAGQNGHMPFPGCMGSNSNNTGLGQMLPSPLKKPMSLLPCGPQACGSEWSSQDDTGLRQAFGPSDHAPLSPQSSVASSGSEQTEDQGSARNTFQEDGSGMKDVPAWLKSLRLHKYASLFSQMTYEEMMILTEHHLESQNVTKGARHKIALSIQKLRERQSVLKSLEKDILEGGNLRNALQELQQIVITPIKYYSVSSAALMSSDAKAGDKDLTAEGFQSHNPPPCDGEPSATPISEGDIAGQFTRVMGKVCTQLLVSRPDEENISCYLQLIEKCLTHEAFTETQRKRIVSWKQQVLKLLRLVPRKAMVDMPVYRQKGWAYGSNSLPTAGSVSGGLARRGQRQFQMPPPRGLPTSRMGLLSPGSIGGASPRHALTNPALASQGRQNLWFANPGGSNSMPSQSRSSVQRTHSLPVHTSPQTMLLFQQQECQVPGADLEINPTLESLCLSMTEHALGDGIDRTSTI, from the exons ATGATGTTCCGTGACCAGGTGGGCATCCTGACGGACTGGTTTAAGGGCTGGAACGAATGTGAACAGACAGTGGCACTGTTGTCCCTCCTGAAGAGGGCAACGCGCACCCAGGCCCGCTTCTTGCACATCTGCCTGGAGCACTGGCTGGCGGACTGCTCCGAGATCCATATACTAGAGGCCGAGGCCAACAATGCAG CCATCGTCAACCAATGGCACCAGGAGCCTAAGGAGAAGGTGGTGGCCCTGCTGCTGTCCCACCTGCCCCTGCTTCAGCCGCGCAACAGCGAGGCAAAATGTGAGTACATGAATCTGCTGCAGAAGGTGCTGAGTCACACCATCGAGAGCAGCCTCTTCGTGGAGGAGAGCCGGCAGCTGCTCTCCTACGCCCTGATCCACCCCGCCACCACCCTGGACGACCGCACCTCCCTGGCCATGTGGCTCAACCACCTGGAGGAGCACCTCTCCAGCGGCTACGCCCCCTCCTCCAGAGCCCCCTCCAGCCCCTACCACCCGCGGCAGGGCTCGGACGAGTGGCCCAGCTCCGCGGACGCCATGGACCCCGGCCACGCCTGGCACGACCAGTcgccctcctccagcacctcgcCCGCCGGCCAGAACGGACACATGCCCTTCCCTGGGTGTATGGGGTCGAACAGCAATAACACAG GCCTGGGCCAGATGCTGCCGAGCCCCCTGAAGAAGCCCATGTCCCTTCTCCCCTGCGGGCCCCAGGCCTGTGGCTCAGAGTGGTCCAGCCAGGACGACACAGGGCTGCGGCAGGCCTTCGGGCCCTCGGACCACGCCCCGCTCTCCCCCCAGAGCAGCGTGGCCTCGTCCGGCAGCGAGCAGACAGAGGACCAGGGGTCCGCACGGAACACCTTCCAGGAGGACGGCAGCGGCATGAAAG ATGTCCCCGCCTGGCTGAAGAGTCTTCGTCTTCACAAATATGCATCGCTGTTCTCCCAGATGACCTATGAGGAGATGATGATTCTCACCGAACACCACCTAGAGTCCCAG AATGTGACCAAAGGGGCACGGCACAAGATTGCTTTGAGTATCCAGAAGCTGCGCGAGAGGCAGAGTGTGCTCAAGTCTTTGGAGAAG GACATCCTGGAGGGAGGGAACCTGCGGAACGCGCTGCAGGAGCTGCAGCAGATCGTCATCACTCCCATCAAGTACTACAGCGTGTCCAGCGCCGCCCTGATGTCCTCGGACGCCAAGGCGGGGGACAAGGACCTGACGGCGGAGGGCTTCCAGTCCCACAACCCCCCGCCCTGCGACGGCGAGCCCTCGGCCACGCCCATCTCGGAGGGCGACATCGCCGGGCAGTTCACGCGCGTCATGGGGAAAG TTTGCACCCAGCTGCTGGTGTCGAGGCCGGACGAGGAGAACATCAGCTGCTACCTCCAGCTGATCGAGAAGTGTCTGACGCACGAG GCGTTCACGGAGACCCAGAGGAAGCGGATCGTTTCTTGGAAGCAGCAGGTCCTTAAACTGCTCCGCTTGGTCCCTCGGAAGGCCATGGTGGACATGCCAGTGTACCGACAGAAGGG TTGGGCGTATGGCTCCAACTCGCTCCCCACAGCAGGCTCTGTGAGTGGAGGTCTGGCGCGGAGAGGCCAGAGGCAGTTCcagatgccccccccccgcgggcTCCCCACCAGCCGCATGGGCCTGCTAAGCCCGGGGAGCATCGGGGGGGCGTCCCCTCGCCACGCCCTCACCAACCCTGCCCTTGCCAGCCAGGGGAGACAG AACCTGTGGTTTGCCAACCCCGGGGGGAGCAACAGCATGCCCAGCCAGAGCCGCAGCTCGGTGCAGCGGACCCACTCGCTGCCTGTGCACACGTCCCCACAAACCATGCTTCTGTTCCAGCAGCAAG
- the paf1 gene encoding RNA polymerase II-associated factor 1 homolog isoform X2: MAPTIQTQAQREDGHRSSSHRTVPERSGVVCRVKYCNSLPDIPFDPKFITYPFDQHRFVQYKATSLEKQHKHELLTEPDLGVTIDLINPDTYRVDPSILLDPADEKLLEEDMQAPSSSKRSQQHAKVVPWMRKTEYISTEFNRYGVCNEKVEVKIGVSVKQQFTEEEIYKDRDSQISAIEKTFEDAQKPIVTHYSKPRVTPVEVMPAFPDFKMWINPCAQVIFDSDPAPKDMTAPAGVEMMSQAMIRGMMDEEGNQFVAYFLPNEETIRKRKRDVDEELDYMPDELYDYKIAREYNWNVKNKASKGYEENYFFIFRDGDGVYYNELETRVRLSKRRAKAGAQSTTNAVLVCKHRDMNEKELEAQDARKAQLENHEPEDEEEDLDKDLQDSGDEKEKGSGSDADNSDSDSDKDEDEDEEEVPERPPRVVVQEEEEDEVEVGGGEEEREKAKPRRVRKPSGGSAGSAGSGSGSESGGERTREMRDEEEIFGSDDDEDSEADITEPKRSGARGSGSEEEGSGSEEDRGGRRSRASASPAHSDRSSEHSGGRAQSGSGSEQASDSSDGSDSE, encoded by the exons ATGGCTCCGACTATTCAGACTCAGGCGCAGCGCGAAGATGGACACAG GAGCTCCTCTCACAGAACTGTCCCGGAGAG GTCAGGTGTGGTCTGTCGGGTCAAATACTGCAACAGTCTTCCAGACATCCCCTTCGACCCCAAATTCATCACATATCCATTCGACCAGCACAG ATTTGTGCAGTACAAAGCCACCTCCCTGGAGAAACAGCACAAACATGAGCTGCTGACAGAACCAGATCTGGGGGTTACCATCGACCTCATCAACCCTGACACCTACCGTGTTGACCCCAGCA TTCTGTTGGATCCAGCTGATGAAAAGTTACTGGAAGAGGACATGCAAGCACCGTCCAGTTCTAAAag GTCGCAGCAGCACGCCAAGGTGGTGCCATGGATGAGGAAGACAGAGTACATTTCTACAGAGTTCAACAGATACGGTGTATGCAATGAGAAAGTTGAAGTCAA AATTGGTGTGTCTGTCAAACAACAGTTCACCGAAGAGGAGATCTACAAGGACAGAGACAGCCAGATCTCTGCTATTGAGAAGACCTTTGAGGATGCACAGAAACCG ATCGTCACGCACTACAGTAAACCCAGAGTCACTCCTGTGGAAGTTATGCCCGCGTTCCCTGACTTCAAG ATGTGGATCAACCCATGTGCTCAGGTCATCTTTGACTCTGACCCTGCTCCTAAAGACATGACCGCTCCCGCCGGAGTGGAGATGATGTCTCAGGCCatgatcag AGGTATGATGGATGAGGAAGGAAATCAATTCGTGGCCTACTTCCTGCCCAACGAGGAGACCATCCGCAAGCGCAAGAGAGACGTGGACGAGGAGCTGGACTACATGCCTGATGAGCT GTACGACTACAAGATCGCGAGGGAGTACAACTGGAACGTCAAGAACAAAGCCAGCAAGGGCTATGAGGAGAACTACTTCTTCATCTTCAGGGATGGAGACGGTGTTTACTACAATGAGCTTGAGACAAG AGTGCGTCTGAGCAAGAGGAGAGCGAAGGCCGGGGCCCAGTCCACCACCAACGCCGTGCTCGTGTGCAAGCACAGAGATATGAATGAGAAGGAGCTGGAAGCCCAG GACGCCCGCAAAGCCCAGCTGGAGAACCACGAGcccgaggatgaggaggaggacctggacAAGGACCTGCAGGACTCCG GTGACGAGAAGGAGAAGGGAAGCGGGAGCGACGCGGATAACTCCGACAGCGACTCCGACAAGGAcgaggatgaggacgaggaagaggtgcCGGAACGGCCGCCCAGAGTGGTGGtgcaagaggaggaagaggatgaggtggaggtgggcggCGGCGAGGAAGAGCGCGAGAAGGCCAAGCCCCGGCGTGTCAGGAAGCCCAGCGGCGGCAGCGCCGGTAGCgccggcagcggcagcggcagcgagAGCGGCGGGGAGCGGACCCGCGAGATgcgggacgaggaggagatctTCGGCAGCGACGACGACGAGGACAGCGAGGCAGACATCACGGAGCCCAAGCGCTCGGGCGCCCGGGGCAgcggcagcgaggaggagggcagcggCAGCGAGGAGGACCGGGGGGGCCGGAGGAGCCGGGCCAGCGCATCCCCGGCGCACAGCGACCGCAGCAGCGAGCACTCCGGGGGCCGCGCCCagagcggcagcggcagcgagCAGGCGTCCGACTCCAGCGACGGCAGTGACAGCGAATGA
- the paf1 gene encoding RNA polymerase II-associated factor 1 homolog isoform X1 yields MAPTIQTQAQREDGHSRSSSHRTVPERSGVVCRVKYCNSLPDIPFDPKFITYPFDQHRFVQYKATSLEKQHKHELLTEPDLGVTIDLINPDTYRVDPSILLDPADEKLLEEDMQAPSSSKRSQQHAKVVPWMRKTEYISTEFNRYGVCNEKVEVKIGVSVKQQFTEEEIYKDRDSQISAIEKTFEDAQKPIVTHYSKPRVTPVEVMPAFPDFKMWINPCAQVIFDSDPAPKDMTAPAGVEMMSQAMIRGMMDEEGNQFVAYFLPNEETIRKRKRDVDEELDYMPDELYDYKIAREYNWNVKNKASKGYEENYFFIFRDGDGVYYNELETRVRLSKRRAKAGAQSTTNAVLVCKHRDMNEKELEAQDARKAQLENHEPEDEEEDLDKDLQDSGDEKEKGSGSDADNSDSDSDKDEDEDEEEVPERPPRVVVQEEEEDEVEVGGGEEEREKAKPRRVRKPSGGSAGSAGSGSGSESGGERTREMRDEEEIFGSDDDEDSEADITEPKRSGARGSGSEEEGSGSEEDRGGRRSRASASPAHSDRSSEHSGGRAQSGSGSEQASDSSDGSDSE; encoded by the exons ATGGCTCCGACTATTCAGACTCAGGCGCAGCGCGAAGATGGACACAG TAGGAGCTCCTCTCACAGAACTGTCCCGGAGAG GTCAGGTGTGGTCTGTCGGGTCAAATACTGCAACAGTCTTCCAGACATCCCCTTCGACCCCAAATTCATCACATATCCATTCGACCAGCACAG ATTTGTGCAGTACAAAGCCACCTCCCTGGAGAAACAGCACAAACATGAGCTGCTGACAGAACCAGATCTGGGGGTTACCATCGACCTCATCAACCCTGACACCTACCGTGTTGACCCCAGCA TTCTGTTGGATCCAGCTGATGAAAAGTTACTGGAAGAGGACATGCAAGCACCGTCCAGTTCTAAAag GTCGCAGCAGCACGCCAAGGTGGTGCCATGGATGAGGAAGACAGAGTACATTTCTACAGAGTTCAACAGATACGGTGTATGCAATGAGAAAGTTGAAGTCAA AATTGGTGTGTCTGTCAAACAACAGTTCACCGAAGAGGAGATCTACAAGGACAGAGACAGCCAGATCTCTGCTATTGAGAAGACCTTTGAGGATGCACAGAAACCG ATCGTCACGCACTACAGTAAACCCAGAGTCACTCCTGTGGAAGTTATGCCCGCGTTCCCTGACTTCAAG ATGTGGATCAACCCATGTGCTCAGGTCATCTTTGACTCTGACCCTGCTCCTAAAGACATGACCGCTCCCGCCGGAGTGGAGATGATGTCTCAGGCCatgatcag AGGTATGATGGATGAGGAAGGAAATCAATTCGTGGCCTACTTCCTGCCCAACGAGGAGACCATCCGCAAGCGCAAGAGAGACGTGGACGAGGAGCTGGACTACATGCCTGATGAGCT GTACGACTACAAGATCGCGAGGGAGTACAACTGGAACGTCAAGAACAAAGCCAGCAAGGGCTATGAGGAGAACTACTTCTTCATCTTCAGGGATGGAGACGGTGTTTACTACAATGAGCTTGAGACAAG AGTGCGTCTGAGCAAGAGGAGAGCGAAGGCCGGGGCCCAGTCCACCACCAACGCCGTGCTCGTGTGCAAGCACAGAGATATGAATGAGAAGGAGCTGGAAGCCCAG GACGCCCGCAAAGCCCAGCTGGAGAACCACGAGcccgaggatgaggaggaggacctggacAAGGACCTGCAGGACTCCG GTGACGAGAAGGAGAAGGGAAGCGGGAGCGACGCGGATAACTCCGACAGCGACTCCGACAAGGAcgaggatgaggacgaggaagaggtgcCGGAACGGCCGCCCAGAGTGGTGGtgcaagaggaggaagaggatgaggtggaggtgggcggCGGCGAGGAAGAGCGCGAGAAGGCCAAGCCCCGGCGTGTCAGGAAGCCCAGCGGCGGCAGCGCCGGTAGCgccggcagcggcagcggcagcgagAGCGGCGGGGAGCGGACCCGCGAGATgcgggacgaggaggagatctTCGGCAGCGACGACGACGAGGACAGCGAGGCAGACATCACGGAGCCCAAGCGCTCGGGCGCCCGGGGCAgcggcagcgaggaggagggcagcggCAGCGAGGAGGACCGGGGGGGCCGGAGGAGCCGGGCCAGCGCATCCCCGGCGCACAGCGACCGCAGCAGCGAGCACTCCGGGGGCCGCGCCCagagcggcagcggcagcgagCAGGCGTCCGACTCCAGCGACGGCAGTGACAGCGAATGA
- the taok1a gene encoding serine/threonine-protein kinase TAO1 yields MPNASRAGNLKDPEVAELFFKEDPEKLFSDLREIGHGSFGAVYFARDIRTNEVVAIKKMSYSGKQSIEKWQDIIKEVKFLQRIQHPNSIEYKGCFLREHTAWLVMEYCLGSASDLLEVHKKPLQEVEIAAITHGALQGLAYLHSHNMIHRDIKAGNVLLTEPGQVKLADFGSASIASPANSFVGTPYWMAPEVILAMDEGQYDGKIDIWSLGITCIELAERKPPLFNMNAMSALYHIAQNESPTLMSSEWTEYFRNFVDSCLQKLPQDRPNSEELLKHAFVQRERPESVVLDLISRTKDAVRELDNLQYRKMKKLLFHDAHNGPAAEAQDDEEEPENSAGRTGTVNSVGSNQSIPSMSISASSQSSSVNSLTDAAEDMERDKTVISNSSVIHLKPEEEANHEDPEANAGQPESQSPSVHVPRPKRNREHFATIRTASLVTRQMKEHEQDSELREQMSGYKRMRRQHQKQLMALENKLKSEMDEHRLRLDKELENQRNSFAQEMEKLVKKHHGSLEKDAKTFTNDEKKFQQHIQSQQKKELNSFLESQKREYKLRKEQLKEELNDNQSTPKKEKQEWLSKQKENFQHFQAEEEANLMRRQRQYLDLECRRFKRRILTARHNIEQDLVREELNKRQTQRDLEHAMLLRHHESMQELEFRQLNNIQRQRTDLTRLQHQTELTNQQEYNKRRERELRRKHVMEVRQQPKSLKSKELQIKKQFQDTCKIQTRQYKALRNHLLESTPKAEHKAVLKRLKQEQHRKLAILAEQYDHSINEMLSTQALRLDEAQESQCQVVRMQLQQELELLNAYQSKIKMQTDAQHERERKHLEQRVSLRRALLEQKIEEEMLSLQNERVERIRSLLERQAREIEAFDSESMRLGFSNMALSNLSPEALSNSFPGASGSWNQHTPPRQVGGSARGSPWGGGSGGGGVVMGSAGSHQGNHHHYHSSPGGGSLGPSWGPGSMQAAGTPQPWGHPVGGHLLSRNSAGGGHNSPQALRRTASGGRGEPAMSRSASVTSQISNGSHLSYT; encoded by the exons ATGCCCAACGCCAGCCGCGCCGGGAACCTGAAGGACCCCGAGGTCGCAGAGCTGTTCTTCAAGGAGGACCCCGAGAAGCTGTTCTCGGATCTGCGGGAGATCGGACATGGCAGCTTCGGGGCCGTTTACTTT GCACGGGACATTCGAACAAATGAGGTGGTGGCCATCAAAAAGATGTCCTATAGTGGAAAGCAGTCCATCGAG AAATGGCAAGACATAATCAAGGAGGTCAAATTCCTCCAGAGAATACAACATCCAAACAGCATCGAGTACAAAGGATGTTTTCTACGCGAGCACACGGCCTGG TTGGTGATGGAGTATTGCCTGGGCTCCGCTTCAGACCTCTTGGAGG TCCACAAGAAGCCTCTCCAAGAAGTGGAGATAGCTGCGATCACGCACGGAGCTCTGCAAGGCCTGGCCTATCTCCACTCCCACAACATGATTCACCG AGACATCAAGGCAGGCAATGTCTTGCTGACAGAACCAGGCCAAGTGAAACTGGCCGATTTTGGCTCGGCGTCCATCGCCTCACCCGCCAATTCCTTTGTGGGAACACCATATTG GATGGCCCCTGAAGTGATCCTGGCTATGGATGAGGGCCAGTATGATGGGAAGATTGACATTTGGTCACTAGGGATCACTTGCATTGAATTGG ctgAGAGAAAACCTCCACTGTTTAATATGAATGCAATGAGTGCCTTATACCACATAGCACAGAATGAGAGCCCCACACTGATGTCAAGTGAATG GACGGAATATTTCCGAAACTTTGTAGATTCCTGTCTTCAGAAACTGCCCCAGGACAGACCCAACTCTGAAGAGCTGTTGAAG cATGCCTTTGTACAACGCGAGAGGCCGGAGTCTGTGGTGTTGGACCTGATCTCGCGGACCAAGGACGCGGTGCGGGAGTTGGACAACCTGCAGTACCGCAAGATGAAGAAGCTCCTGTTCCACGATGCACACAACGGGCCTGCAGCAGAGGCTCAAGACGACGAGGAG GAGCCGGAGAACAGTGCCGGGCGGACGGGCACTGTGAACAGCGTGGGCAGCAACCAGTCCATCCCCAGCATGTCCATCAGCGCCAGCTCTCAGAGCAGCTCCGTCAACAGCCTGACAGACGCTGCCGAGGACATGGAGCGAGACAAGACCGTCATATCCAACAGCTCCGTCATCCACCTCAAACCG gaGGAAGAGGCCAACCATGAAGACCCCGAGGCCAACGCGGGTCAACCCGAGTCCCAGTCCCCTTCTGTTCATGTTCCAAGACCAAAACGCAACCGCGAGCACTTTGCCACCATACGCACGGCTTCTCTG GTGACGCGGCAGATGAAGGAGCACGAGCAGGACTCTGAGCTGCGGGAGCAGATGTCGGGCTACAAGCGCATGCGGCGGCAGCACCAGAAGCAGCTGATGGCCCTGGAGAACAAGCTCAAGTCGGAGATGGACGAACACCGGCTGCGGCTGGACAAGGAGCTGGAGAACCAGAGGAACAGCTTCGCCCAGGAGATGGAGAAGCTGGTGAAGAAGCACCACGGCTCCCTGGAAAAAGAC GCGAAAACCTTCACCAACGACGAGAAGAAGTTCCAGCAGCACATCCAGAGCCAGCAGAAGAAGGAGCTCAACAGCTTCCTGGAGTCCCAGAAGAGGGAGTACAAACTACGGAAGGAGCAACTTAAAGAG GAGCTCAACGACAACCAGTCGACGCCCaagaaggagaagcaggagTGGCTGTCCAAGCAGAAGGAGAACTTCCAGCACTtccaggcggaggaggaggccaacCTGATGCGGCGCCAGCGGCAGTACCTGGACCTGGAGTGCCGCCGCTTCAAGAGGAGGATCCTGACCGCCCGCCACAACATCGAGCAGGACCTAGTGCGCGAG gagCTGAACAAGCGCCAGACCCAGCGGGACCTGGAGCATGCCATGCTGCTGCGGCACCACGAGTCCATGCAGGAGCTGGAGTTCCGCCAGCTCAACAACATCCAGCGGCAGCGCACCGACCTGACCCGCCTGCAGCACCAGACGGAGCTCACCAACCAGCAGGAGTACAACAAGAGGCGGGAGCGCGAGCTGCGCCGCAAGCACGTCATGGAGGTCCGGCAGCAGCCCAAGAGCCTCAAG TCCAAGGAGCTGCAGATCAAGAAGCAGTTCCAGGACACGTGTAAGATCCAGACGAGGCAGTACAAGGCGCTGAGGAACCACCTGCTGGAGAGCACGCCCAAGGCAGAGCACAAGGCCGTGCTGAAGAGGCTGAAGCAGGAGCAGCACCGCAAGCTGGCCATCCTAGCGGAGCAGTACGACCACTCCATCAACGAGATGCTCTCCACCCAGGCG CTGCGTCTGGACGAGGCCCAGGAGTCCCAGTGTCAGGTGGTGCGCatgcagctgcagcaggagctggagCTGCTCAACGCCTACCAGAGCAAGATCAAGATGCAGACGGACGCGCAGCACGAGCGAGAGCGCAAGCACCTGGAGCAGCGGGTGTCCCTGCGCCGCGCCCTGCTGGAGCAGAAG ATCGAGGAGGAGATGCTGTCGCTGCAGAATGAGCGCGTGGAGCGCATCCGCAGCCTGCTGGAGCGGCAGGCCCGCGAGATCGAGGCCTTCGACTCAGAGAGCATGCGGCTGGGCTTCAGCAACATGGCCCTGTCCAACCTCTCCCCCGAGGCCCTCAGCAACAGCTTCCCGGGGGCCTCAGGCAGCTGGAACCAGCACACGCCCCCCCGCCAGGTGGGGGGCTCCGCCCGGGGGTCGCCCTGGGggggcggcagcggcggcgggggcgttGTGATGGGCTCCGCGGGGAGCCACCAGggcaaccaccaccactaccactctAGCCCGGGCGGGGGGTCGCTGGGGCCCAGCTGGGGCCCCGGCAGCATGCAGGCGGCCGGCACCCCCCAGCCCTGGGGGCACCCGGTGGGGGGGCACCTGCTGTCCCGGAACAGCGCGGGGGGCGGGCACAACAGCCCCCAGGCCCTGCGGAGGACTGCGTCGGGGGGGCGCGGTGAGCCGGCCATGAGCAGGAGCGCCAGTGTCACCTCTCAGATATCTAACGGGTCGCATCTGTcttacacatag